In Porites lutea chromosome 1, jaPorLute2.1, whole genome shotgun sequence, a single genomic region encodes these proteins:
- the LOC140931929 gene encoding histamine N-methyltransferase-like, with protein MTSSLFATSGNPYSKSHRVFLDKSGQTEKINDLLQLHIPPLVPMKTLQERSLNILSTGSGNGQTDLSFLRVIKEELIKTDLWRNVKIFNRAIEPNLSSCGLYKAAIENLPSPLDDGKTAFDICQQSFEEYQQSHREPLSFDIIHFIHSIYFVDIEKALLHCFEKELSSKGKIICIASRRDLICNVASKLQKKFQWHVGSEIYEVVDKMIQTANKNGLKI; from the coding sequence ATGACATCGTCTCTCTTTGCAACCAGTGGAAATCCTTACTCTAAAAGTCATCGCGTGTTTTTAGATAAATCAGGGCAAACTGAGAAGATTAATGATCTTCTACAATTGCATATACCGCCATTGGTACCGATGAAGACTCTCCAGGAACGAAGCTTAAATATTTTAAGCACTGGAAGTGGAAATGGGCAGACCGATTTGTCTTTCCTAAGAGTGATCAAGGAAGAATTGATAAAGACAGACCTCTGGCGCAATGTGAAGATCTTCAACCGAGCCATTGAACCTAACCTATCTTCGTGTGGCCTGTACAAAGCAGCCATTGAAAATTTACCAAGTCCGCTAGACGATGGGAAAACGGCTTTTGACATCTGTCAGCAGTCCTTTGAAGAGTATCAACAAAGCCACAGAGAACCCCTCAGTTTCGACATCATACATTTCATACACAGCATATATTTTGTAGACATCGAGAAAGCTCTACtgcattgttttgaaaaagaacttagcagtaaaggaaaaataatctGTATCGCGTCCAGGCGAGATCTCATTTGTAACGTTGCGTCAAAACTGCAGAAAAAATTTCAGTGGCATGTGGGCAGTGAGATTTATGAAGTAGTTGACAAAATGATCCAGACTGCCAACAAAAACGGATTGAAGATTTAG